From a single Tursiops truncatus isolate mTurTru1 chromosome 20, mTurTru1.mat.Y, whole genome shotgun sequence genomic region:
- the HASPIN gene encoding serine/threonine-protein kinase haspin isoform X2, translated as MAASLRRPENRLFRTYGVAGGGGPRRRPGQAAVQWFPPQDQKRFFSSSSSDASGGGPSPSVVSDDPDDPDFPGSPVGQRRRRAGGRLSKDRPSLIATPRRLRLRPRCPQKCSTPCGPLGPPPFPNGHPGLLSPDLSVCGQPRDGGELSTSASLLSSPASPGPGSPAPGDSICTDPSAFLDAASEAPSGLHLPEASLDLEPLPCSQEAETAGGRLSRLAHQARASLRSALCSFLDSGNPEDSELGPDGKNMRESCCDRELVRRRLESPGSHSMGKQRATDQDSGREAGSQEAVQIEYGEARGCKRGMAPGKSNKPERTGPSRKRKHQETAETSLHHHHHFKKGQKMQKDSLVTQDLTRLQNACSWTKARASFSLHKKKTVTAASQVCSIYTVASSLSESLISEYSNLPVTNRTNSALYPRHFSSMYLLTPLKTLHAADKKASDAEKVYGECSQEGPIPFSDCLSSEKLECCEKIGEGVFGEVFQTLANHTPVALKIIAIEGQKLVNGAHQKTFEEILPEIIISKELSLLSDEVCNRTEGFIGLNSVHCVQGSYPPLLLQAWDRYNSAKGSANDRPDFFEEDQLFIVLEFEFGGIDLEQMRTKLSSIATAKSILHQITASLAVAEASLNFEHRDLHWGNVLLKKTSLKELHYTLNGKTSSIPTRGLQVNIIDYTLSRLERDGIVVFCDISMDQDLFTGEGDYQFEIYRLMRKENNNCWDEYHPYNNVLWLHYLTDKILKQMTFKSKEF; from the exons ATGGCGGCGTCACTCCGGCGACCCGAGAATCGCCTCTTCCGAACGTATGGGGTAGCTGGCGGCGGGGGGCCGCGGCGGCGTCCGGGCCAGGCAGCGGTGCAGTGGTTCCCGCCACAAGACCAGAAGCGTTTCTTCAGCAGCAGTAGCAGCGACGCCAGCGGCGGCGGCCCCTCGCCGTCTGTCGTCTCCGACGATCCTGACGACCCCGACTTCCCCGGCAGCCCGGTGGGTCAGCGGCGGAGGCGCGCTGGCGGCCGACTCTCCAAGGACCGGCCGAGTCTGATCGCGACCCCGAGACGCCTGAGGCTGCGACCGCGGTGCCCGCAGAAGTGCAGCACCCCCTGCGGGCCGCTCGGACCGCCGCCCTTCCCCAACGGCCACCCGGGCCTCCTGAGCCCGGACCTCAGTGTGTGCGGCCAGCCCAGGGACGGCGGCGAGCTGAGCACCAGTGCCTCTCTGTTGAGTTCTCCGGCCTCTCCCGGCCCCGGGTCCCCTGCGCCAGGAGACAGCATCTGTACCGACCCCTCCGCCTTTCTGGATGCAGCCTCTGAAGCTCCGAGCGGCCTCCACCTCCCAGAAGCCTCCCTGGACCTGGAGCCTCTCCCCTGTTCCCAGGAGGCAGAGACAGCAGGAGGCAGGCTCAGCAGGTTGGCCCACCAAGCCCGTGCCAGCCTCAGGTCAGCTCTCTGTAGCTTTTTGGACTCAGGAAATCCTGAGGATTCTGAGCTTGGGCCAGATGGGAAGAATATGCGGGAGTCCTGCTGTGACAGGGAACTGGTGAGGAGGAGGCTGGAGAGCCCAGGTTCACACAGCATGGGCAAGCAGAGGGCCACGGACCAGGACTCCGGTCGAGAGGCCGGGTCTCAGGAGGCTGTCCAGATAGAATACGGGGAGGCCCGTGGGTGCAAGCGCGGTATGGCACCTGGGAAAAGCAACAAGCCTGAGAGAACCGGGCCAAGCCGGAAAAGGAAGCATCAAGAGACAGCAGAAACCTccctccaccatcaccaccactttAAAAAAGGCCAAAAGATGCAAAAAGATTCACTCGTCACCCAGGACCTGACGCGTTTACAGAATGCCTGCTCTTGGACCAAAGCCAGGGCCTCCTTCAGCTTGCACAAGAAGAAGACGGTGACCGCCGCGTCACAAGTGTGCAGCATCTACACCGTTGCCAGTTCCCTCTCTGAGTCCCTCATATCAGAATATTCAAACCTTCCTGTCACAAACAGAACAAACAGTGCCCTGTACCCTCGGCACTTCTCCTCCATGTATTTGCTCACCCCCTTAAAGACACTACATGCCGCAGACAAAAAGGCATCCGATGCAGAAAAGGTTTATGGGGAATGCAGTCAGGAGGGTCCTATCCCCTTCAGCGACTGCCTTTCCTCAGAAAAACTGGAATGCTGTGAGAAGATTGGGGAAGGGGTGTTTGGCGAAGTGTTTCAAACACTTGCTAACCACACACCTGTAGCCCTAAAAATCATTGCTATTGAAGGACAGAAGTTAGTCAATGGAGCTCATCAGAAAACTTTTGAGGAAATCCTGCCAGAGATCATCATCTCCAAAGAGTTGAGCCTCTTGTCTGATGAGGTATGCAACCGTACAGAAGGCTTCATTGGGCTGAACTCGGTACACTGTGTTCAAGGATCTTACCCTCCCTTGCTCCTCCAGGCCTGGGATCGCTATAACTCAGCCAAAGGGTCTGCAAATGACCGGCCTGACTTTTTTGAGGAAGACCAGCTCTTCATCGTGCTGGAATTTGAGTTTGGAGGGATCGACTTAGAGCAAATGAGAACGAAGCTGTCCTCCATCGCCACTGCAAAGAGCATTCTGCACCAGATCACTGCGTCCCTTGCAGTGGCAGAGGCATCGCTGAACTTTGAGCACCGAGACTTGCACTGGGGGAATGTGCTCTTAAAGAAAACCAGCCTCAAAGAGCTCCACTACACCCTCAATGGGAAGACGAGCTCCATCCCCACCCGAGGGCTACAGGTCAACATCATCGACTACACCCTGTCACGCCTGGAGCGGGACGGGATCGTGGTTTTCTGTGACATTTCCATGGACCAAGACCTGTTTACAGGAGAAGGTGACTACCAGTTTGAGATCTACAGGCTGATGAGGAAGGAAAACAACAACTGCTGGGACGAATATCACCCTTATAACAACGTGCTCTGGCTACACTACCTCACAGATAAGATCCTGAAACAAATGACCTTCAAGAGCAAAG AGTTCTAG
- the HASPIN gene encoding serine/threonine-protein kinase haspin isoform X1: MAASLRRPENRLFRTYGVAGGGGPRRRPGQAAVQWFPPQDQKRFFSSSSSDASGGGPSPSVVSDDPDDPDFPGSPVGQRRRRAGGRLSKDRPSLIATPRRLRLRPRCPQKCSTPCGPLGPPPFPNGHPGLLSPDLSVCGQPRDGGELSTSASLLSSPASPGPGSPAPGDSICTDPSAFLDAASEAPSGLHLPEASLDLEPLPCSQEAETAGGRLSRLAHQARASLRSALCSFLDSGNPEDSELGPDGKNMRESCCDRELVRRRLESPGSHSMGKQRATDQDSGREAGSQEAVQIEYGEARGCKRGMAPGKSNKPERTGPSRKRKHQETAETSLHHHHHFKKGQKMQKDSLVTQDLTRLQNACSWTKARASFSLHKKKTVTAASQVCSIYTVASSLSESLISEYSNLPVTNRTNSALYPRHFSSMYLLTPLKTLHAADKKASDAEKVYGECSQEGPIPFSDCLSSEKLECCEKIGEGVFGEVFQTLANHTPVALKIIAIEGQKLVNGAHQKTFEEILPEIIISKELSLLSDEVCNRTEGFIGLNSVHCVQGSYPPLLLQAWDRYNSAKGSANDRPDFFEEDQLFIVLEFEFGGIDLEQMRTKLSSIATAKSILHQITASLAVAEASLNFEHRDLHWGNVLLKKTSLKELHYTLNGKTSSIPTRGLQVNIIDYTLSRLERDGIVVFCDISMDQDLFTGEGDYQFEIYRLMRKENNNCWDEYHPYNNVLWLHYLTDKILKQMTFKSKGNTPALKKMRRKIKHFHETMLNFSSATDLLCQHSLFK, from the coding sequence ATGGCGGCGTCACTCCGGCGACCCGAGAATCGCCTCTTCCGAACGTATGGGGTAGCTGGCGGCGGGGGGCCGCGGCGGCGTCCGGGCCAGGCAGCGGTGCAGTGGTTCCCGCCACAAGACCAGAAGCGTTTCTTCAGCAGCAGTAGCAGCGACGCCAGCGGCGGCGGCCCCTCGCCGTCTGTCGTCTCCGACGATCCTGACGACCCCGACTTCCCCGGCAGCCCGGTGGGTCAGCGGCGGAGGCGCGCTGGCGGCCGACTCTCCAAGGACCGGCCGAGTCTGATCGCGACCCCGAGACGCCTGAGGCTGCGACCGCGGTGCCCGCAGAAGTGCAGCACCCCCTGCGGGCCGCTCGGACCGCCGCCCTTCCCCAACGGCCACCCGGGCCTCCTGAGCCCGGACCTCAGTGTGTGCGGCCAGCCCAGGGACGGCGGCGAGCTGAGCACCAGTGCCTCTCTGTTGAGTTCTCCGGCCTCTCCCGGCCCCGGGTCCCCTGCGCCAGGAGACAGCATCTGTACCGACCCCTCCGCCTTTCTGGATGCAGCCTCTGAAGCTCCGAGCGGCCTCCACCTCCCAGAAGCCTCCCTGGACCTGGAGCCTCTCCCCTGTTCCCAGGAGGCAGAGACAGCAGGAGGCAGGCTCAGCAGGTTGGCCCACCAAGCCCGTGCCAGCCTCAGGTCAGCTCTCTGTAGCTTTTTGGACTCAGGAAATCCTGAGGATTCTGAGCTTGGGCCAGATGGGAAGAATATGCGGGAGTCCTGCTGTGACAGGGAACTGGTGAGGAGGAGGCTGGAGAGCCCAGGTTCACACAGCATGGGCAAGCAGAGGGCCACGGACCAGGACTCCGGTCGAGAGGCCGGGTCTCAGGAGGCTGTCCAGATAGAATACGGGGAGGCCCGTGGGTGCAAGCGCGGTATGGCACCTGGGAAAAGCAACAAGCCTGAGAGAACCGGGCCAAGCCGGAAAAGGAAGCATCAAGAGACAGCAGAAACCTccctccaccatcaccaccactttAAAAAAGGCCAAAAGATGCAAAAAGATTCACTCGTCACCCAGGACCTGACGCGTTTACAGAATGCCTGCTCTTGGACCAAAGCCAGGGCCTCCTTCAGCTTGCACAAGAAGAAGACGGTGACCGCCGCGTCACAAGTGTGCAGCATCTACACCGTTGCCAGTTCCCTCTCTGAGTCCCTCATATCAGAATATTCAAACCTTCCTGTCACAAACAGAACAAACAGTGCCCTGTACCCTCGGCACTTCTCCTCCATGTATTTGCTCACCCCCTTAAAGACACTACATGCCGCAGACAAAAAGGCATCCGATGCAGAAAAGGTTTATGGGGAATGCAGTCAGGAGGGTCCTATCCCCTTCAGCGACTGCCTTTCCTCAGAAAAACTGGAATGCTGTGAGAAGATTGGGGAAGGGGTGTTTGGCGAAGTGTTTCAAACACTTGCTAACCACACACCTGTAGCCCTAAAAATCATTGCTATTGAAGGACAGAAGTTAGTCAATGGAGCTCATCAGAAAACTTTTGAGGAAATCCTGCCAGAGATCATCATCTCCAAAGAGTTGAGCCTCTTGTCTGATGAGGTATGCAACCGTACAGAAGGCTTCATTGGGCTGAACTCGGTACACTGTGTTCAAGGATCTTACCCTCCCTTGCTCCTCCAGGCCTGGGATCGCTATAACTCAGCCAAAGGGTCTGCAAATGACCGGCCTGACTTTTTTGAGGAAGACCAGCTCTTCATCGTGCTGGAATTTGAGTTTGGAGGGATCGACTTAGAGCAAATGAGAACGAAGCTGTCCTCCATCGCCACTGCAAAGAGCATTCTGCACCAGATCACTGCGTCCCTTGCAGTGGCAGAGGCATCGCTGAACTTTGAGCACCGAGACTTGCACTGGGGGAATGTGCTCTTAAAGAAAACCAGCCTCAAAGAGCTCCACTACACCCTCAATGGGAAGACGAGCTCCATCCCCACCCGAGGGCTACAGGTCAACATCATCGACTACACCCTGTCACGCCTGGAGCGGGACGGGATCGTGGTTTTCTGTGACATTTCCATGGACCAAGACCTGTTTACAGGAGAAGGTGACTACCAGTTTGAGATCTACAGGCTGATGAGGAAGGAAAACAACAACTGCTGGGACGAATATCACCCTTATAACAACGTGCTCTGGCTACACTACCTCACAGATAAGATCCTGAAACAAATGACCTTCAAGAGCAAAGGTAACACCCCTGCCTTGAAGAAAATGAGGAGAAAGATCAAGCATTTCCATGAGACTATGTTGAACTTCAGCTCTGCCACAGACCTGCTCTGCCAGCACAGTCTGTTTAAGTAA